DNA sequence from the Penaeus monodon isolate SGIC_2016 chromosome 28, NSTDA_Pmon_1, whole genome shotgun sequence genome:
ATACCTCCATTAGTTAACTCTTAATAGATCCCGTAACAGATTACAGATACAGATGAGCAATTATCAAAACAATGAATTATAACCAACGCTTTCAAGCCCttttaaatactgtatatatgaatTCAGTCCTCCATTCACATAATTTCACGAACGTTAAATATTAGTGGACGCGAAATGCCAGCTCCATCACATACTATTTCACTGAAGTGGGAATAACGGTAATTGCGTGAGGATCGAAGAGGGTTCGTGTTGAACTTGGAATTGAGTGTAGGATGGGATGCCAGCCTAGCCAGCTCCTGGTCGTACTCGCTGACCCCGGGTTCCTCCGCCAGGTTCCTTACGTGGGTCCAGAGGAAGGAGCCAACTGCAAGGAAGATATTTACCAGGAAAAGGTTAGCGTATCCGATGGTGAACTTGAACCANNNNNNNNNNNNNNNNNNNNNNNNNNNNNNNNNNNNNNNNNNNNNNNNNNNNNNNNNNNNNNNNNNNNNNNNNNNNNNNNNNNNNNNNNNNNNNNNNNNNNNNNNNNNNNNNNNNNNNNNNNNNNNNNNNNNNNNNNNNNNNNNNNNNNNNNNNNNNNNNNNNNNNNNNNNNNNNNNNNNNNNNNNNNNNNNNNNNNNNNNNNNNNNNNNNNNNNNNNNNNNNNNNNNNNNNNNNNNNNNNNNNNNNNNNNNNNNNNNNNNNNNNNNNNNNNNNNNNNNNNNNNNNNNNNNNNNNNNNNNNNNNNNNNNNNNNNNNNNNNNNNNNNNNNNNNNNNNNNNNNNNNNNNNNNNNNNNNNNNNNNNNNNNNNNNNNNNNNNNNNNNNNNNNNNNNNNNNNNNNNNNNNNNNNNNNNNNNNNNNNNNNNNNNNNNNNNNNNNNNNNNNNNNNNNNNNNNNNNNNNNNNNNNNNNNNNNNNNNNNNNNNNNNNNNNNNNNNNNNNNNNNNNNNNNNNNNNNNNNNNNNNNNNNNNNNNNNNNNNNNNNNNNNNNNNNNNNNNNNNNNNNNNNNNNNNNNNNNNNNNNNNNNNNNNNNNNNNNNNNNNNNNNNNNNNNNNNNNNNNNNNNNNNNNNNNNNNNNNNNNNNNNNNNNNNNNNNNNNNNNNNNNNNNNNNNNNNNNNNNNNNNNNNNNNNNNNNNNNNNNNNNNNNNNNNNNNNNNNNNNNNNNNNNNNNNNNNNNNNNNNNNNNNNNNNNNNNNNNNNNNNNNNTGCGAGAAAATGAGGACCCAACTGACCCTGATGCACGGTCTCACTGTCCAAAATCTTCTCAATCCTCCTGAAGAATCCGGGGGTTTCAGAGGCGCAGGGAACCAGTGCAAGGTAAGCTTTTATTCTCACCTCAACGTTGTCATATTCATCTTCTAAAATCTGAAAAGCACATTGTCTTGTAGCATAAATATGGGATTTAATAAAAAAGTGTATGTCCGTCATTTTCACGAGTAATTGTTAGTACGATCGGTAATACAGCTGCTTCAAAATGTCCCTTCATACCCTGCGTTCTGGTGTTGTTTAATCATCCTCCTTCGTACAGTACATTACACCACATGTTATCATACAAATCCGCCATCCATGTTCGTTGTCACAGGAGTAATAGCCGTTTAGTTACAGGCAATTAAGCTTAACAGGAACTAACACAGAGAGGTGGGGTATAAAAACTTCTTGAGGCAACTGTACCATCAATAATCAAAGATTGCTCTCCCCGTGTGGATGGTACGCATGCACTGAAAACGTAGAGCATGTAGACCTACCTGCCATGGACTGTCTGTGCGGACGCATCCCAGCCGGCGGTACGTTTGCAGAGCAGCCGTGCGGACGTCGGATGACAGTGCTCTGTTCTGTAATGGTGGGAGGAGAGGCGTGAGAAGCGTGACTGCCGAACGactgaagggagagggtgggtcaCATGGCGTGCGATTTCGTGAGAGGGATCAGGGTATATCTAAGTCAGGGTCTAATTCTTCGTACgtactgtaatattttttttcctggaaacTGATGAGGCAATGGGTTATGTTACGTTATTCAAGACTTGTTCTATACAGCTTTGTATTACAACGGAATTGTGAATATCTAAACGATTCATGAATAACGTAATGCGTGACGTTCAGGGTGGGTCGCAGCGAGGAGCCCACCAAGGACCCACCATGTAGCACTTCTCCGGGAAAGCCTCGAACGGGAGCAGGCCGGCGTTGCCCAGCGCCCGGAGCACCACCTTCACCTCCTGCTGCCGGTCCCTCGTCTCGCCGTAGCCGCAGGTGTCGCCAACCTTCTCCTCCACGTACGCGAGGAAGGGCCTGGAATGCGGGGGCTGCgtgttacggggggggggggggtactgtgaAATGAGAGGTTCACAAACGCATGCAAAAGTaagcttattatatatacaatatatatgtgtgtgNNNNNNNNNNNNNNNNNNNNNNNNNNNNNNNNNNNNNNNNNNNNNNNNNNNNNNNNNNNNNNNNCTcagacacacaaatgtatattatatcttacgTATTTTGTTTTCAAACTCCGTCTCGAGACAAAATATGGTAACATACTTATCCACCCATCAAGAAAGAATTAACAATGTTCTCATTTCCAAAACTCGGAGCGTTTCGCCGCATCACAGGCCACAAGGACATAGCATAGAACCCACACCCGTACTCACTGCGCCTGCGAGCGGCACTGGTGGGGGGCGTCGCGGCAGAGGCGGTGCACCATGCTCGACGCTGCCAGGAGGACGCCGCTGGGGACATCCGTGTAGGAGTTTGCGAGGTCCTGCAAGGGAGAGAAATCAATGGTTGATGAGCTTTATCCTAGAAGGAACATTAATGCGAGAGGAGACAGCGCCATATTTGTAAAACTGCATATTTTGATAGCGTGGAAGGGGAACAANNNNNNNNNNNNNNNNNNNNNNNNNNNNNNNNNNNNNNNNNNNNNNNNNNNNNNNNNNNNNNNNNNNNNNNNNNNNNNNNNNNNNNNNNNNNNNNNNNNNNNNNNNNNNNNNNNNNNNNNNNNNNNNNNNNNNNNNNNNNNNNNNNNNNNNNNNNNNNNNNNNNNNNNNNNNNNNNNNNNNNNNNNNNNNNNNNNNNNNNNNNNNNNNNNNNNNNNNNNNNNNNNNNNNNNNNNNNNNNNNNNNNNNNNNNNNNNNNNNNNNNNNNNNNNNNNNNNNNNNNNNNNNNNNNNNNNNNNNNNNNNNNNNNNNNNNNNNNNNNNNNNNNNNNNNNNNNNNNNNNNNNNNNNNNNNNNNNNNNNNNNNNNNNNNNNNNNNNNNNNNNNNNNNNNNNNNNNNNNNNNNNNNNNNNNNNNNNNNNNNNNNNNNNNNNNNNNNNNNNNNNNNNNNNNNNNNNNNNNNNNNNNNNNNNNNNNNNNNNNNNNNNNNNNNNNNNNNNNNNNNNNNNNNNNNNNNNNNNNNNNNNNNNNNNNNNNNNNNNNNNNNNNNNNNNNNNNNNNNNNNNNNNNNNNNNNNNNNNNNNNNNNNNNNNNNNNNGCGGACATCCGACCCTACCATGACGTGATGCAGGGAGAGCGGGTCAGCGTGGGCGTGGAAGTGGACGCCCGCCAGCCACATCTTGAGGCGGCTGTCGGGAAGGGCGGCCGTGTCCTCCTGGGCGAGGGTCACCACCAGCCGGATGCACTGCTCGCGCTCACACGAGGTTAGAGCGTCCAGGAAGAACTCTCTGGGTGAGAGGAAGCATGGGAGANNNNNNNNNNNNNNNNNNNNNNNNNNNNNNNNNNNNNNNNNNNNNNNNNNNNNNNNNNNNNNNNNNNNNNNNNNNNNNNNNNNNNNNNNNNNNNNNNNNNNNNNNNNNNNNNNNNNNNNNNNNNNNNNNNNNNNNNNNNNNNNNNNNNNNNNNNNNNNNNNNNNNNNNNNNNNNNNNNNNNNNNNNNNNNNNNNNNNNNNNNNNNNNNNNNNNNNNNNNNNNNNNNNNNNNNNNNNNNNNNNNNNNNNNNNNNNNNNNNNNNNNNNNNNNNNNNNNNNNNNNNNNNNNNNNNNNNNNNNNNNNNNNNNNNNNNNNNNNNNNNNNNNNNNNNNNNNNNNNNNNNNNNNNNNNNNNNNNNNNNNNNNNNNNNNNNNNNNNNNNNNNNNNNNNNNNNNNNNNNNNNNNNNNNNNNNNNNNNNNNNNNNNNNNNNNNNNNNNNNNNNNNNNNNNNNNNNNNNNNNNNNNNNNNNNNNNNNNNNNNNNNNNNNNNNNNNNNNNNNNNNNNNNNNNNNNNNNNNNNNNNNNNNNNNNNNNNNNNNNNNNNNNNNNNNNNNNNNNNNNNNNNNNNNNNNNNNNNNNNNNNNNNNNNNNNNNNNNNNNNNNNNNNNNNNNNNNNNNNNNNNNNNNNNNNNNNNNNNNNNNNNNNNNNTGATGATGTTACTGTCATTTCATCATTNNNNNNNNNNNNNNNNNNNNNNNNNNNNNNNNNNNNNNNNTCACCACTACCACTTGCACCCAGCCAcctgcctcccccacctccacccaaccacctgcctcccccacctccacccaaccacctgcctcccccacctccacccaaccacctgcctcccccacctccacccaaccacctgcctcccccacctccacccagcCACCtgcctccccacctccacccagccacctgcctcccccacctccacccagccacctgcctcccccacctccacccaaccacctgcctcccccacctccacccaaccacctgcctcccccacctccacccagccacctgcctcccccacctccacccagccacctgcctcccccacctccacccaaccacctgcctcccccacctccacccagccacctgcctcccccacctccacccaaccacctgcctcccccacctccacccagccacctgcctcccccacctccacccaaccacctgcctccctcacctccacccaaccacctgcctcccccacctccacccagccacctgcctcccccacctccacccaaccacctgcctcccccacctccacccaaccacctgcctcccccacctccacccaaccacctgcctccccccctccacccagccacctgcctcccccacctccacccaaccacctgcctcccccacccccacccagccACCTGTCTGACTCACCTGTAATCCGATTTGCCTCGGTATTCGTCCCACAGGCGCTCCAGCTGATCGCTCTGCAGACGCCCCATGAGGTCCACCAGTCCGGCGAAGGCAAAGGGACGCTGCTCCTGTAGTTCAGCGTCCTTAAGGGAAGCCA
Encoded proteins:
- the LOC119590891 gene encoding pollen-specific leucine-rich repeat extensin-like protein 3; translated protein: PPPNHLPPPPPPNHLPPPPPPNHLHLPPPPPPSHLPPPPPPNHLPPPPPPNHLPPPPPPSHLPPPPPPSHLPPPPPPNHLPPPPPPSHLPPPPPPNHLPPPPPPSHLPPPPPPNHLPPSPPPNHLPPPPPPSHLPPPPPPNHLPPPPPPNHLPPPPPP